In Coregonus clupeaformis isolate EN_2021a unplaced genomic scaffold, ASM2061545v1 scaf0083, whole genome shotgun sequence, the following are encoded in one genomic region:
- the LOC121555882 gene encoding zinc finger protein 501 isoform X1 encodes MSYKETIASAMNRDKSSPSPSTLQESPGRPPPGTLLLVLVDCRKTQGQSGTERGEEDHGDLISLSKNHGDSPNRCPLSGRSFSSEEPQQHHDAEKTEKSLSRSEHLKKHQQRGIGKNPHHCCSDCGKSFAKQKELIIHQRSHIKEKLYYCSQCGKSFAASKTLKSHQRLHTGERPYPCFDCGKCFNQLGALTKHQHIHTGERPYSCDQCGKSFKESGTLTRHQRIHTGEKPYSCDQCGKRFALSGHLTRHQRIHTGEKPYSCDQCEKSFALSGNLTRHQRIHTGLKPYSCDQCGKSFMESGTLTRHQRIHTGEKPYSCDQCGKSFTESGILTSHQRIHTGEKPYSCDQCGKSFARDSILTAHQRIHTGEKPYSCDQCGESFARDSTLTAHQRIHTGEKPYSCDQCGKSFARYSTLTAHQRIHTGEKPYSCDLCGKSFARDITLTTHQLTHTGEKPYSCLCGKSFAHSGSLIKHQKAQTCNLLSPSSPALVPDP; translated from the exons GACAAATCTAGCccgtccccctccaccctccaggaGTCCCCAGGTCGACCGCCTCCCGGTACTTTACTTCTGGTTCTGGTCGACTGTAGGAAAACACAGGGGcagagtggaacagagagaggagaagaggatcaTGGAGATTTGATTTCATTAAGTAAGAACCATG gggacagcccgAATCGTTGCCCTCTCAGTGGGAGGAGCTTTTCATCTgaggagcctcaacaacatcatgatgctgaaAAGACAGaaaagagtctctccagatcagaacacctcaagaaacaccagcagagaggTATAGGAAAGAATCCTCATCattgctgctctgactgtgggaagagttttgctaaACAGAAGGAATTGATAATTCACCAGCGGAGTCACATCAAAGAGAAACTTTACTactgctctcagtgtgggaagagttttgctgcATCTAAAACCTTAAAATCTCATCAGAGACTTCATACAGGGGAGAGGCCTTACCCCTGCTTTGATTGTGGGAAATGTTTCAATCAATTAGGAGCCCTGACTAAacaccaacacatacacacaggagagaggccttatagctgtgatcagtgtgggaaaagCTTCAAGGAGTCAGGAACTCTGACtagacaccaacgcatacacacaggcgagaagccttatagctgtgatcagtgtgggaagagatttgcTCTATCCGGACACCTGACTagacaccagcgcatacacacaggagagaagccttatagctgtgatcagtgtgagaAGAGCTTTGCTCTTTCCGGAAACCTGActagacaccaacgtatacacacaggattgaagccttatagctgtgatcagtgtgggaagagcttcatggAGTCAGGAACTCTGACTagacaccaacggatacacacaggagagaagccttatagctgtgatcagtgtgggaagagcttcacggAGTCAGGAATTTTGACTtcacaccagcgcatacacacaggagagaagccttatagctgtgatcagtgtgggaagagttttgctagAGATTCCATCCTGActgcacaccaacgcatacacacaggagagaagccttatagctgtgatcagtgtggggaGAGTTTTGCCCGAGATTCCACCCTGActgcacaccaacgcatacacacaggagagaagccttacagctgtgaccagtgtgggaagagttttgctcgATATTCCACCCTGActgcacaccaacgcatacacacaggagagaaaccttatagttGTGATCTGTGTGGAAAGAGCTTTGCTCGAGATATCaccctgactacacaccagctcacacacactggagagaaaccttactcctgTCTATGTGGAAAGAGCTTTGCTCATTCAGGGTCACTGATAAAACACCAGAAAGCACAAACATGTAATCttttatctccctcctctcctgctctggTTCCAGATCCCTAA
- the LOC121555882 gene encoding zinc finger protein 501 isoform X2, which translates to MSYKETIASAMNRDKSSPSPSTLQESPGRPPPGTLLLVLVDCRKTQGQSGTERGEEDHGDLISLRDSPNRCPLSGRSFSSEEPQQHHDAEKTEKSLSRSEHLKKHQQRGIGKNPHHCCSDCGKSFAKQKELIIHQRSHIKEKLYYCSQCGKSFAASKTLKSHQRLHTGERPYPCFDCGKCFNQLGALTKHQHIHTGERPYSCDQCGKSFKESGTLTRHQRIHTGEKPYSCDQCGKRFALSGHLTRHQRIHTGEKPYSCDQCEKSFALSGNLTRHQRIHTGLKPYSCDQCGKSFMESGTLTRHQRIHTGEKPYSCDQCGKSFTESGILTSHQRIHTGEKPYSCDQCGKSFARDSILTAHQRIHTGEKPYSCDQCGESFARDSTLTAHQRIHTGEKPYSCDQCGKSFARYSTLTAHQRIHTGEKPYSCDLCGKSFARDITLTTHQLTHTGEKPYSCLCGKSFAHSGSLIKHQKAQTCNLLSPSSPALVPDP; encoded by the exons GACAAATCTAGCccgtccccctccaccctccaggaGTCCCCAGGTCGACCGCCTCCCGGTACTTTACTTCTGGTTCTGGTCGACTGTAGGAAAACACAGGGGcagagtggaacagagagaggagaagaggatcaTGGAGATTTGATTTCATTAA gggacagcccgAATCGTTGCCCTCTCAGTGGGAGGAGCTTTTCATCTgaggagcctcaacaacatcatgatgctgaaAAGACAGaaaagagtctctccagatcagaacacctcaagaaacaccagcagagaggTATAGGAAAGAATCCTCATCattgctgctctgactgtgggaagagttttgctaaACAGAAGGAATTGATAATTCACCAGCGGAGTCACATCAAAGAGAAACTTTACTactgctctcagtgtgggaagagttttgctgcATCTAAAACCTTAAAATCTCATCAGAGACTTCATACAGGGGAGAGGCCTTACCCCTGCTTTGATTGTGGGAAATGTTTCAATCAATTAGGAGCCCTGACTAAacaccaacacatacacacaggagagaggccttatagctgtgatcagtgtgggaaaagCTTCAAGGAGTCAGGAACTCTGACtagacaccaacgcatacacacaggcgagaagccttatagctgtgatcagtgtgggaagagatttgcTCTATCCGGACACCTGACTagacaccagcgcatacacacaggagagaagccttatagctgtgatcagtgtgagaAGAGCTTTGCTCTTTCCGGAAACCTGActagacaccaacgtatacacacaggattgaagccttatagctgtgatcagtgtgggaagagcttcatggAGTCAGGAACTCTGACTagacaccaacggatacacacaggagagaagccttatagctgtgatcagtgtgggaagagcttcacggAGTCAGGAATTTTGACTtcacaccagcgcatacacacaggagagaagccttatagctgtgatcagtgtgggaagagttttgctagAGATTCCATCCTGActgcacaccaacgcatacacacaggagagaagccttatagctgtgatcagtgtggggaGAGTTTTGCCCGAGATTCCACCCTGActgcacaccaacgcatacacacaggagagaagccttacagctgtgaccagtgtgggaagagttttgctcgATATTCCACCCTGActgcacaccaacgcatacacacaggagagaaaccttatagttGTGATCTGTGTGGAAAGAGCTTTGCTCGAGATATCaccctgactacacaccagctcacacacactggagagaaaccttactcctgTCTATGTGGAAAGAGCTTTGCTCATTCAGGGTCACTGATAAAACACCAGAAAGCACAAACATGTAATCttttatctccctcctctcctgctctggTTCCAGATCCCTAA